One Candidatus Acidiferrales bacterium genomic region harbors:
- a CDS encoding thiamine pyrophosphate-dependent enzyme, producing the protein MLRLDCLRAIYPELEKCLVVSIMGAVAAELQSLGHRENFFYLQHAMGLASSTGLGLALAAPSQKVIVLDGDGSLLMNLGTLSTLARYAPKNLLHIIFDNESLLSVGGFPTATSTGADLEGIARASGIHRAQTARSCDEFAAAVRQALAANELATIIAKVEATGPAKYVTDLALLENRFQFARYARSAARRST; encoded by the coding sequence ATGCTGCGGCTGGATTGCTTGCGCGCAATTTACCCGGAACTAGAGAAATGCCTGGTCGTTTCGATCATGGGAGCGGTGGCGGCGGAACTGCAGTCGCTGGGGCACCGCGAGAATTTTTTCTATCTGCAACATGCGATGGGACTGGCGTCGTCCACGGGTCTGGGGCTAGCGCTGGCTGCGCCAAGTCAAAAAGTCATCGTCCTCGACGGCGATGGATCGCTGCTGATGAACCTGGGAACGCTGAGTACCCTCGCGCGCTACGCGCCGAAGAACTTGCTGCACATTATTTTCGACAACGAAAGCCTGCTTTCCGTGGGCGGATTTCCGACGGCCACTTCGACGGGCGCAGACCTCGAAGGCATTGCGCGCGCCTCAGGAATTCACCGCGCGCAAACGGCGCGAAGCTGCGACGAGTTTGCCGCGGCGGTACGCCAGGCGCTGGCTGCCAATGAGCTTGCGACGATTATCGCGAAAGTTGAAGCGACAGGCCCGGCGAAATACGTCACAGATCTGGCGCTGCTCGAAAATCGATTTCAGTTTGCGCGGTATGCGCGCTCCGCGGCCCGGAGGTCAACGTGA
- a CDS encoding cyclase family protein, with amino-acid sequence MSDILLEFLKALHEGKLHVVDLTAPLSPEAPVLRLPAPWTNTPKFKIWELSRYDERGPAWYWNAFETGEHTGTHFDAPVHWISGKDLPNNTVDRIPVKQFVGPACVIDVTREVQSNSDHLLTVDGVEKWEAGHGRIPAGAWVLLRTGWSKHTDAEQYIYEKEDGPHTPGWAAECSQFLARERDILGVGVETVGTDAGQAAKFQPPFPNHYFMHGSGKFGLAGLCNLDQLPATGAMVIAAPLKITGGSGSPVRAIAITP; translated from the coding sequence ATGTCTGACATCCTGCTGGAATTCCTGAAAGCCTTGCACGAAGGGAAATTGCACGTGGTGGATTTGACCGCGCCGCTCAGCCCGGAAGCTCCCGTGCTGCGGCTGCCTGCGCCATGGACAAATACGCCGAAGTTCAAGATCTGGGAACTCTCGCGCTACGATGAGCGCGGGCCGGCGTGGTATTGGAATGCCTTCGAAACCGGCGAGCATACGGGGACGCATTTCGACGCGCCGGTTCACTGGATCAGCGGAAAGGATTTGCCGAACAACACGGTGGATCGCATCCCCGTGAAACAATTTGTCGGGCCAGCTTGCGTGATTGACGTAACGCGAGAAGTGCAGAGCAATTCGGATCATCTGCTGACAGTTGACGGCGTCGAAAAATGGGAAGCCGGGCATGGGCGGATTCCCGCAGGAGCTTGGGTGCTGCTGCGAACGGGCTGGTCGAAGCACACGGACGCGGAGCAGTACATTTACGAAAAAGAAGACGGGCCGCATACGCCCGGATGGGCCGCGGAATGCTCGCAATTCCTCGCGCGCGAGCGGGACATTTTGGGCGTTGGTGTGGAAACCGTGGGAACGGACGCGGGGCAAGCGGCGAAGTTTCAGCCTCCCTTTCCGAACCACTATTTCATGCACGGCAGCGGAAAATTCGGGCTGGCCGGGCTATGCAATCTGGATCAACTTCCGGCGACGGGAGCGATGGTGATCGCGGCGCCGCTTAAGATCACGGGCGGCTCGGGCAGCCCTGTGCGCGCGATTGCGATCACTCCGTAA
- a CDS encoding dipeptidase — translation MDAVLKTLAENESQYLRELADFVAIPSVSTDPAHLADVRRAAEWVAKRLRKSGPIEVEIWETPRHPAVFGHWNGAPDAPTVLIYGHMDVQPADPLNLWDSPPFVLTERNGRLYGRGVSDDKASMLLPILAAEAFFSSGVEPPVNLRFLFESEEEIGSVDLPDLVRARRGALACDIVLSADGGMWRPEVPSINVSSRGLASLSFTVRGPAHDLHSGRHGGGIANPLHAAAELVASLHDNGRVAVEGFYDDVAEIEPALSQGLARLAFDEKKYLAEIGAPSAFGEAGYGTLARQWYRPTIEVNGFHGGYQGPGSKTVLPSEAHIKLTCRLVPNQRPADVIAKLRRHLERRCPTGVTLTIEEGHEGAGAYRISPENPAVRAAAETLRDVFGLSPEFVGMGGTVPIVNTFREVLGADTIFFSFSVADENIHAPNEFYRPERFRVGLQAWPLLWQRLSRISLKK, via the coding sequence ATGGATGCCGTCCTGAAGACGCTGGCCGAAAATGAAAGCCAATATCTGCGCGAACTCGCCGACTTTGTTGCGATTCCGTCGGTGAGCACGGATCCCGCGCATCTTGCCGACGTGCGCCGCGCGGCAGAGTGGGTTGCGAAGCGGCTTCGCAAATCCGGTCCGATCGAAGTTGAAATCTGGGAGACGCCGCGGCATCCCGCGGTTTTCGGGCATTGGAATGGCGCTCCGGACGCTCCGACTGTTCTTATCTATGGCCACATGGACGTGCAGCCCGCCGATCCGCTTAACCTGTGGGATTCGCCGCCGTTTGTGCTCACGGAACGCAATGGCCGCCTCTATGGCCGCGGCGTCAGCGACGACAAAGCCTCCATGCTTCTGCCCATTCTTGCGGCGGAAGCATTCTTCTCGTCAGGCGTGGAACCTCCTGTGAATCTGCGTTTTCTTTTCGAGAGCGAAGAAGAAATCGGCAGCGTTGATCTGCCGGATTTAGTCCGTGCGCGCCGCGGCGCACTCGCCTGCGACATTGTGCTCTCGGCGGATGGCGGCATGTGGCGTCCGGAAGTTCCCAGCATCAACGTGAGTTCGCGCGGCCTGGCTTCGCTTTCTTTCACTGTGCGGGGACCAGCGCACGACTTGCACTCTGGCCGCCACGGCGGCGGAATCGCCAATCCTTTGCACGCGGCTGCGGAACTTGTCGCCTCTCTGCACGATAACGGTCGCGTTGCCGTCGAAGGTTTTTACGATGACGTGGCAGAGATCGAGCCGGCATTGTCGCAGGGGCTTGCCCGCCTGGCATTCGACGAGAAAAAGTATCTCGCGGAGATTGGCGCCCCTTCAGCGTTTGGCGAGGCGGGTTACGGCACGCTTGCGCGCCAATGGTATCGCCCGACAATCGAAGTCAACGGTTTCCACGGCGGCTATCAGGGCCCGGGAAGCAAGACCGTCCTCCCGAGCGAAGCTCACATCAAACTCACCTGCCGCTTAGTCCCGAATCAACGCCCGGCAGACGTGATTGCCAAGCTGCGCCGGCATCTTGAGCGCCGTTGTCCCACGGGCGTGACTCTTACAATTGAAGAAGGTCACGAAGGCGCTGGCGCTTATCGCATTTCGCCCGAAAACCCAGCGGTGCGCGCCGCGGCCGAAACGCTCCGCGATGTTTTCGGTCTCTCGCCCGAATTCGTGGGCATGGGCGGCACGGTTCCGATCGTCAATACATTTCGGGAAGTGCTCGGCGCCGACACGATTTTCTTTTCGTTCAGTGTTGCGGATGAAAATATTCACGCGCCGAATGAGTTCTATCGCCCCGAGCGTTTCCGCGTTGGACTTCAGGCGTGGCCTCTGCTGTGGCAGCGGCTGTCGCGAATCTCGCTGAAAAAATAA
- a CDS encoding succinylglutamate desuccinylase/aspartoacylase family protein gives MPDPVLRVGALSAARGEKVYGVNEFPVEGQPYRLPMWLINGAHDGPSLVVTAGVHAAEYASIAAALELGRSLLPHDLHGRVIVVPVMSMPAFTARSIYICPLDGRNLNRVFPGNAHGTASEQIADWVFRNVISQATYYADLHGGDLIEALVPFTIFFRSGNERVDQVSLEIAKVFGIHFLVCSETPGSTFCAASRAGIPSILAESGGQGIWTPEHVADHTRGLNRLMRHLGMIPGGEPEPAPFTLLDKFLWLRSDHTAFWYPAVAVNEKVKAGQTLGCVKDYEGRVLQTAISPADGVVLFIVTSLAINQTDPLLAVGA, from the coding sequence ATGCCCGATCCAGTGCTGAGAGTTGGCGCGCTCTCTGCCGCGCGCGGAGAAAAAGTTTACGGCGTGAACGAATTTCCCGTGGAGGGCCAGCCCTATCGCCTCCCCATGTGGCTCATCAACGGAGCCCACGACGGGCCGTCTCTTGTTGTCACCGCCGGAGTTCACGCCGCCGAATACGCCAGCATCGCTGCCGCGCTCGAATTGGGTCGTTCTCTTTTGCCGCACGATTTACACGGCCGCGTAATCGTTGTGCCGGTGATGAGCATGCCCGCGTTCACCGCGCGCTCCATCTATATCTGCCCGCTCGACGGCCGCAATCTCAATCGCGTTTTTCCCGGCAACGCGCACGGCACTGCTTCCGAACAAATCGCTGACTGGGTTTTTCGCAATGTAATTTCGCAGGCCACATATTACGCAGATTTGCACGGCGGCGACCTTATCGAAGCGCTCGTGCCCTTCACGATTTTCTTTCGCTCCGGCAACGAGCGTGTCGATCAGGTGTCGCTCGAAATTGCCAAAGTTTTCGGCATTCATTTTCTCGTTTGCAGCGAGACGCCCGGCTCGACGTTTTGCGCCGCTTCGCGTGCCGGCATCCCCTCCATCTTGGCGGAATCCGGAGGGCAGGGAATTTGGACGCCGGAGCACGTTGCCGATCACACGCGTGGGCTCAACCGCCTGATGCGTCATCTAGGCATGATTCCCGGAGGCGAACCCGAGCCTGCGCCCTTCACGCTCCTCGACAAATTTCTCTGGTTGCGCAGCGACCACACAGCCTTCTGGTATCCGGCTGTTGCCGTGAATGAAAAAGTGAAAGCGGGTCAAACTCTCGGCTGCGTCAAAGATTACGAAGGCCGCGTCCTGCAGACGGCGATCAGTCCAGCCGATGGCGTCGTTCTTTTCATCGTCACGTCTCTGGCCATCAATCAGACCGATCCTCTCCTGGCCGTCGGCGCATGA
- a CDS encoding SDR family NAD(P)-dependent oxidoreductase: protein MQFRFDHRAAIVTGAAHGFGRAIALNLASLGAQVVACDIMKAELDETAKLAKEQGTPLEIRALDVSDRAAVQAMVAETLETARRIDILVNDAGGVLGQVGRPLEEISEADWRAIFAVNLDGAFYCSQAVALAMKEARYGRIVNISSGAGLGISLTGIQAYASAKAGQIGLTRQLAHELGPWGITVNNIAPGFVRSNPTTEKQWRSYGEEEQRRLIENIALKRLGSPQDIVNGVLFFASEHAGWITGQTLAIDGGK from the coding sequence ATGCAATTTCGTTTTGATCATCGAGCCGCAATCGTCACCGGAGCCGCGCACGGCTTCGGCCGCGCCATCGCCTTGAATCTGGCGAGCCTCGGCGCTCAGGTCGTCGCCTGCGACATTATGAAAGCCGAGCTCGACGAAACCGCCAAGCTGGCGAAAGAGCAGGGAACTCCGCTGGAAATTCGCGCGCTCGACGTGAGCGATCGCGCCGCGGTGCAAGCGATGGTCGCGGAGACTCTCGAAACTGCCCGCCGCATTGATATTCTCGTGAATGACGCAGGCGGTGTCTTGGGACAAGTTGGCCGTCCGCTCGAAGAAATTTCCGAAGCGGACTGGCGCGCCATCTTCGCCGTGAATCTCGACGGCGCTTTTTACTGCAGTCAGGCCGTTGCACTGGCGATGAAAGAGGCTCGCTACGGTCGCATCGTCAATATTTCCAGCGGCGCTGGGCTTGGCATCAGCCTCACCGGCATTCAAGCGTATGCTTCTGCCAAAGCAGGACAAATCGGCCTGACGCGCCAGCTTGCGCATGAGCTTGGACCCTGGGGCATCACTGTGAACAATATCGCTCCCGGCTTTGTTCGCTCCAACCCGACGACGGAAAAACAATGGCGATCCTATGGCGAAGAGGAGCAGCGCCGCCTAATCGAAAACATTGCCTTGAAGCGCCTCGGCTCGCCGCAGGACATCGTCAATGGCGTTCTTTTCTTCGCCAGCGAGCACGCTGGATGGATCACGGGCCAGACGCTGGCGATTGACGGAGGAAAATAA
- a CDS encoding 2-dehydropantoate 2-reductase yields MAVAAGEPGAGDRILIWGAGAIGGTVGAYLRRAGLDITAVDTNEAHVRAIRGRGLSITGPIENFTQMLPAYTPAELSGAWDTTFLCVKALHTESAAHQLLAHLAPNGVVVSLQNGFNELAIAEAVGRERTMGAFINFGADVLDPGVVHFGGRGAVVVGELDGKITERLARVHRALQFFEPAAITTDNIWGYLWGKMGYGALLFASALTPASIVEVLASRSARPVLTALAREVMAVAAAERVTPMGFNGYDPAAFAPNGSAAAIDSSFDAMVAFNRRSAKTHSGIWRDIAIHHRKTECDAQFAPILKLARKSSIAIPHIERLVSLMREIESGKRPQELENLVLLAG; encoded by the coding sequence GTGGCCGTAGCCGCCGGCGAACCCGGCGCGGGCGATCGCATTCTGATCTGGGGCGCTGGAGCGATTGGCGGCACCGTCGGCGCGTATCTCCGCCGCGCCGGTCTTGACATCACGGCAGTCGATACGAATGAGGCCCACGTCCGCGCCATTCGCGGGCGCGGGCTCTCCATCACTGGCCCGATCGAAAACTTCACGCAGATGCTTCCCGCATATACGCCCGCTGAACTTTCCGGCGCTTGGGACACAACTTTTCTTTGCGTGAAAGCACTGCACACGGAGTCAGCCGCGCACCAGCTCCTGGCGCACCTCGCCCCCAATGGCGTTGTTGTATCGCTACAGAATGGCTTCAACGAACTGGCCATCGCCGAAGCGGTTGGCCGCGAACGCACCATGGGCGCTTTCATCAATTTCGGCGCTGACGTTCTCGATCCCGGCGTCGTGCATTTTGGCGGCCGCGGCGCTGTGGTCGTCGGCGAACTGGATGGCAAAATCACAGAGCGGCTCGCTCGCGTCCATCGCGCACTTCAATTTTTCGAGCCTGCGGCGATCACCACAGACAATATCTGGGGCTACCTTTGGGGCAAGATGGGCTACGGCGCGCTACTTTTCGCCAGCGCGCTTACTCCTGCGAGCATCGTCGAAGTCCTCGCTTCGCGCAGCGCTCGCCCCGTGCTCACAGCTCTGGCGCGCGAAGTGATGGCCGTGGCTGCCGCTGAACGCGTCACGCCAATGGGCTTCAATGGCTACGATCCGGCTGCATTTGCGCCGAACGGCTCCGCGGCGGCGATTGATTCGTCGTTCGACGCCATGGTCGCGTTCAATCGCCGCTCGGCAAAGACGCACAGCGGCATCTGGCGTGACATCGCCATTCACCATCGCAAAACCGAGTGCGACGCACAGTTCGCCCCGATTCTGAAGCTGGCGCGGAAGTCCAGCATCGCCATTCCGCATATCGAACGCCTCGTTTCGCTTATGCGTGAAATCGAGAGTGGTAAGCGCCCGCAGGAGCTGGAAAACTTGGTTCTGCTGGCCGGTTAG
- a CDS encoding creatininase family protein: protein MKISEMNWMQVEQKIKQDGRAVVPAGSIEQHGYLSLAVDAILAERVACEAAEPLGVPVFPVLNYGITPYFRNYPGSVSLRLDTYQRIVADILESLAGSGFTRIMFVNGHGGNIPGGSILQEWMNEHRGVTVKWHNWWNAPRTWAVVNSIDSVGSHASWMENFPWTRLAGVKLPGDQKPLIDIARMRMMDAAGVRAYLGDGNFGGVYQKPDEQMLEMWRAGVEETREALEGPWP from the coding sequence ATGAAAATTTCTGAAATGAATTGGATGCAAGTCGAACAAAAAATAAAGCAGGATGGGCGCGCCGTCGTGCCCGCGGGCAGCATCGAGCAGCACGGATATCTGAGCCTCGCCGTCGACGCCATTTTGGCCGAACGCGTCGCTTGCGAAGCCGCGGAGCCGCTTGGCGTTCCCGTCTTTCCCGTTCTCAACTACGGCATCACGCCTTACTTTCGCAATTATCCGGGAAGCGTCAGCCTGCGGCTCGACACCTATCAACGAATCGTCGCTGATATTCTCGAGAGCCTCGCCGGCTCCGGCTTCACGCGCATCATGTTCGTGAACGGACATGGCGGCAACATTCCCGGTGGCTCGATTTTGCAGGAATGGATGAACGAGCATCGCGGCGTCACGGTGAAGTGGCACAACTGGTGGAACGCGCCGAGAACGTGGGCTGTCGTGAACTCCATAGATTCCGTCGGCTCGCACGCTTCGTGGATGGAAAATTTTCCGTGGACGCGGCTCGCCGGCGTGAAATTGCCAGGCGATCAGAAGCCGTTGATCGACATCGCGCGCATGCGCATGATGGATGCCGCAGGAGTGCGCGCGTATTTGGGCGACGGCAATTTCGGTGGCGTCTACCAGAAGCCCGACGAACAAATGTTGGAGATGTGGCGTGCTGGCGTCGAAGAGACGCGTGAGGCCCTGGAAGGTCCGTGGCCGTAG
- a CDS encoding MFS transporter, which translates to MNEKPAPSLASRWIILVVIGIACYGGYYAFDYIGPLAPLLSRQLHFSNKDIGSLQAVYSLPNILAMLVCGVIIDRLGTRKSLSIFGALIFIGLIITALSPRLGVMIVGRLLVGSGGEALALTANVGVARWFWHDGLSLAFGLRGSAARLGSLTAQVSPAWAPDAYRYWRWPLLLGVAFGGLCLLGAAVYWILDARGERKFTLGHAARGTEISFGEVFRFDKSFWLIAALCITFYGCIFPFETFGQKFLIEARHLSPQTASLLIGMEPFFSLIGMPIFGLLVDRYAHRSLLMMFGSLLIVPVFPMLGYTRIAPAIPLAMMGVAFALVPAVMWPALVYVVDKSRLGLANGMLDSVQQLGLVVINLLIGWANDHWLASAVNAAGYHAGLWMFTAIAVLAVFIAFALWRVETGPATHGLETITTRL; encoded by the coding sequence GTGAACGAAAAGCCGGCGCCGTCGCTTGCGTCGCGCTGGATCATCCTCGTCGTCATCGGTATTGCCTGCTACGGCGGCTATTACGCGTTCGATTACATTGGGCCGCTCGCGCCTCTGCTCAGCCGCCAACTGCATTTTTCGAATAAAGACATCGGCTCGCTGCAGGCCGTTTACAGCTTACCCAACATCCTCGCCATGCTGGTTTGCGGCGTCATCATTGATCGTCTGGGAACGCGAAAATCGCTTTCGATTTTCGGCGCGCTCATCTTCATCGGCCTGATCATCACGGCGCTCAGCCCGCGGCTGGGCGTCATGATTGTGGGCCGGCTGCTGGTTGGTTCGGGCGGCGAAGCGCTCGCGCTTACGGCCAACGTCGGCGTGGCGCGCTGGTTTTGGCACGATGGCCTGAGCCTTGCGTTCGGTCTTCGCGGCTCGGCGGCGCGGCTGGGATCGCTGACTGCGCAGGTTTCTCCCGCCTGGGCGCCGGATGCGTATAGGTATTGGCGCTGGCCGCTGCTGCTTGGAGTTGCCTTCGGAGGACTTTGTCTGCTCGGTGCCGCCGTGTATTGGATTCTCGACGCGCGCGGCGAGCGGAAATTCACGCTCGGACATGCCGCACGCGGCACGGAAATTTCATTCGGCGAAGTCTTCCGCTTTGACAAGTCCTTCTGGCTGATTGCCGCGCTCTGCATCACGTTTTACGGCTGCATTTTCCCCTTCGAGACGTTCGGTCAGAAATTCCTGATCGAAGCGCGGCACCTTTCGCCGCAGACCGCATCGTTGTTGATCGGCATGGAGCCGTTTTTTTCGCTGATCGGGATGCCGATTTTCGGCCTGCTCGTCGACCGCTACGCCCATCGCTCTTTGCTGATGATGTTCGGCTCGCTGCTCATTGTTCCTGTGTTTCCCATGCTCGGCTATACGAGAATCGCGCCCGCGATCCCGCTGGCCATGATGGGCGTGGCGTTTGCTCTGGTGCCTGCGGTGATGTGGCCCGCACTGGTCTACGTTGTCGATAAATCTCGCCTCGGCTTGGCCAATGGCATGCTGGATTCCGTGCAGCAGCTCGGCCTCGTCGTCATCAATCTGCTCATTGGCTGGGCCAACGATCATTGGCTGGCGAGCGCAGTGAACGCAGCCGGATATCACGCCGGTTTGTGGATGTTCACTGCGATAGCCGTCTTGGCCGTGTTCATCGCCTTCGCTTTGTGGCGCGTGGAGACCGGCCCAGCGACGCACGGATTGGAAACGATAACGACGCGTCTGTAG